In Herpetosiphon gulosus, one genomic interval encodes:
- a CDS encoding HNH endonuclease signature motif containing protein encodes MYPEDYPADGWHNHHIVRRVDGGPDTAENRVLLHPTCHRQVHSQRGPVMFPCPDRGK; translated from the coding sequence GTGTACCCAGAAGATTACCCGGCTGACGGGTGGCACAACCATCACATCGTCCGGCGTGTCGATGGAGGACCAGACACAGCAGAGAACCGGGTGTTACTCCACCCTACCTGCCATAGGCAAGTCCATAGCCAACGAGGACCCGTAATGTTTCCGTGTCCCGACAGGGGCAAGTGA
- a CDS encoding Tn3 family transposase has protein sequence MREVKAFHDDAKANAQERVVAYRLQRSRDMAQAGRILLLFTTNAVAATTPFVHVQAQAFAMLDRDRLDHIAHYIATGADCDETAFFWERIDARATTIKRRLRRLLAGITLVAPYGHSPLLDAVHHMQRLGTGDRSFTKAHAKTLPTRWIPVRLKRYLYTQTPTDTARLLLDRYEALLYLQLRAALEAGELVCPDSIRFRSLEDDLIPLAEWQATKATLITEANLPTLRLPIREHLTDLEQELEAQFARVNGRIAAGENPAIQITQHGTIRTWTLTTPPPREQPNHRIYERLPQASLIQVLAAVHTACGFMHDFDHMLGRAHHQRDDRVLMACLIAWGTNVGLHRMGEMSDIPPSTLVRASGNYLRLETLQAASTRIINTLAAMPLFRAYDIDGQRHSSSDGQKFTAAIDTLKAQHSPRYFGMGKGVVADTLVLNHVPVNTLLISAHDPESDDVFDLLYNNPTTVQSTIHSTDTHGTNRVNFAILSMFGHRFAPRYANVQERMRTSVYGFQSPAAYGDDALFRPVRKLNADLIISEWDAIQRIMVSLSRKTISQRLLIAKLSASKRRNRTLQALWEYDHIFRSCYLLEFVDSPRLRQNVQQALNRGEQYHHLRRALTAGNTGKLRYVTDEEQALWNEACRLLVNAILLYNMQILQQAIDTKTAIGMLADSAFLRTVSPVAWHHINFGGRLTFFADLHPAPILASVAAVLAYRQSAADHPPDPEDEHAMIEDSLDDPFAEE, from the coding sequence ATGCGCGAAGTCAAAGCCTTTCATGATGATGCCAAGGCCAACGCGCAAGAACGCGTGGTCGCCTATCGCCTGCAACGATCGCGGGATATGGCCCAAGCGGGTCGTATCCTTCTGCTCTTTACCACCAATGCGGTTGCCGCCACGACCCCGTTTGTCCATGTCCAAGCCCAGGCCTTTGCCATGCTCGACCGAGATCGCCTCGACCATATTGCCCACTACATCGCCACTGGGGCGGACTGTGATGAAACCGCCTTCTTTTGGGAGCGCATTGACGCTCGCGCCACCACGATTAAGCGGCGGCTCCGTCGCCTGCTCGCCGGGATCACCCTCGTTGCCCCGTATGGGCATTCGCCTTTGCTTGATGCCGTCCACCATATGCAACGGCTCGGAACGGGCGACCGATCGTTCACCAAGGCCCACGCCAAAACCCTGCCAACCCGCTGGATTCCCGTGCGGCTCAAACGCTATCTCTATACCCAAACCCCCACGGACACCGCACGCCTGCTCCTCGATCGCTATGAGGCACTGCTCTATCTGCAGCTCCGTGCCGCGCTCGAAGCGGGGGAACTGGTCTGTCCTGACAGCATCCGCTTTCGCAGTCTTGAGGATGATCTGATCCCCCTTGCCGAATGGCAGGCCACCAAAGCGACCTTGATCACGGAAGCCAACCTGCCAACCCTTCGCTTGCCTATTCGCGAGCATCTCACCGACCTTGAACAGGAGCTGGAAGCCCAGTTTGCGCGGGTGAACGGGCGCATTGCGGCGGGCGAGAATCCCGCGATTCAGATCACCCAGCATGGCACAATCCGCACCTGGACGCTCACCACCCCACCACCACGAGAACAGCCCAATCACCGCATCTATGAGCGCTTGCCCCAAGCCTCGCTCATCCAAGTCTTGGCTGCCGTCCACACCGCCTGTGGGTTCATGCACGACTTCGACCATATGCTAGGACGTGCCCATCATCAGCGTGACGATCGGGTGCTCATGGCCTGTCTAATTGCCTGGGGAACGAACGTGGGATTACATCGCATGGGCGAAATGTCCGATATTCCTCCGAGTACCCTCGTGCGTGCCTCCGGCAATTACCTGCGCCTCGAAACGCTGCAAGCCGCCAGTACGCGCATTATCAATACCCTTGCCGCGATGCCGTTGTTTCGCGCCTATGATATTGATGGTCAACGCCATTCCAGCAGCGACGGTCAGAAGTTCACGGCGGCCATTGATACGCTGAAGGCCCAACATTCGCCCCGGTATTTTGGCATGGGCAAAGGCGTGGTTGCCGATACCTTAGTCCTCAATCATGTCCCCGTCAACACCCTCTTGATCAGCGCCCATGACCCGGAAAGTGATGATGTCTTTGATCTTTTGTACAACAATCCCACGACCGTCCAATCGACGATCCACTCGACCGATACCCATGGCACCAATCGGGTCAATTTTGCGATTCTCTCGATGTTTGGCCATCGCTTTGCCCCCCGCTATGCCAATGTCCAAGAGCGCATGCGCACCAGCGTGTATGGCTTTCAGTCACCCGCCGCTTATGGGGATGATGCCTTGTTCCGACCTGTCCGCAAACTCAATGCCGATCTGATCATCAGCGAGTGGGATGCGATCCAACGGATCATGGTCTCCCTGTCCCGAAAAACGATCAGTCAACGCTTGCTCATTGCAAAATTAAGTGCATCGAAGCGGCGGAATCGCACGCTGCAAGCCCTCTGGGAGTATGATCATATCTTCCGCAGTTGTTATCTCTTGGAGTTTGTTGATTCCCCACGCTTACGGCAAAACGTCCAGCAAGCACTCAATCGTGGGGAGCAATATCACCACCTCCGGCGTGCCTTAACGGCGGGGAATACTGGCAAGTTGCGCTATGTGACCGACGAGGAACAAGCGTTGTGGAATGAGGCCTGTCGGCTGTTGGTGAATGCGATTCTGCTCTATAATATGCAGATTTTGCAGCAGGCCATCGATACCAAAACCGCCATCGGTATGCTGGCAGACAGTGCCTTTTTACGCACGGTCTCCCCCGTCGCCTGGCATCATATCAATTTTGGCGGACGGCTCACCTTTTTTGCCGATCTGCACCCAGCGCCCATTCTGGCCTCGGTGGCAGCCGTCTTGGCCTATCGGCAAAGCGCCGCCGATCATCCACCTGATCCCGAGGATGAACACGCGATGATCGAGGATTCCTTGGATGATCCGTTCGCAGAAGAATAA